One window of Saccharopolyspora phatthalungensis genomic DNA carries:
- a CDS encoding arginine deiminase produces MQSEVGPLHAVLLHRPGTELKRLTPRNSDQLLFDAIPWVDRAKEEHDAFAEVLRNRGVEVLLLRDLLTAALHDARARAAAVLAGVDDRKLGTDIADTLRSHLSSVDNVALAEILIAGMTFEELPAAEGQSLVRQMHPPHDFAIDPLPNLLFTRDSSVWVRDRVAIAALAMPARRRESALTDLVYAYHPRFSHSSRAYGAHSAPVEGGDVLLLAPGVVAIGVGERTTPAGAESFARSMFADDLAHTVLAVPIEQARASMHLDTVCTMVDRDAVVMYPAIQHSLQAYALRPLDGELKVSGPAPFLTAAAEAMDIDHLRVIDTGLDPVTAEREQWEDGNNTLAVAPGVVVAYERNAETNARLEDAGIEVLRISGSELGSGRGGPRCMSCPITRAPLRP; encoded by the coding sequence GTGCAGAGCGAGGTCGGCCCGTTGCACGCGGTGCTGCTGCATCGACCGGGCACGGAGCTGAAGCGGCTCACGCCGCGCAACAGCGACCAGCTTCTGTTCGACGCGATCCCCTGGGTCGATCGCGCGAAGGAGGAGCACGACGCGTTCGCCGAAGTGCTCCGCAACCGGGGCGTCGAGGTGTTGCTGCTCCGCGACCTGCTCACCGCGGCCCTGCACGACGCGCGTGCTCGGGCGGCGGCGGTGCTCGCGGGCGTCGATGACCGCAAGCTGGGCACGGACATCGCCGACACGCTACGCTCCCATCTGTCCAGTGTGGACAATGTCGCGCTGGCCGAGATCCTGATCGCGGGCATGACGTTCGAGGAACTGCCCGCCGCGGAGGGCCAGTCCCTGGTGCGCCAGATGCACCCCCCGCACGACTTCGCCATCGACCCGTTGCCGAACCTGCTGTTCACCCGCGACTCGTCGGTGTGGGTCCGCGACCGGGTCGCGATCGCGGCCCTCGCGATGCCCGCACGCCGCCGCGAATCCGCCCTGACCGACCTCGTCTACGCCTACCACCCGCGGTTCTCGCACTCCTCTCGTGCCTACGGCGCGCACTCCGCGCCCGTCGAAGGAGGCGACGTGCTGCTACTCGCGCCCGGCGTGGTGGCCATCGGCGTCGGCGAACGCACCACCCCGGCGGGCGCGGAGTCGTTCGCCCGCTCGATGTTCGCCGACGACCTGGCGCACACCGTGCTGGCCGTGCCGATCGAGCAGGCCCGGGCATCGATGCACCTGGACACGGTGTGCACGATGGTCGACCGCGACGCGGTGGTGATGTACCCGGCGATCCAGCATTCGCTGCAGGCATACGCCCTGCGCCCGCTGGACGGCGAGCTGAAGGTGTCCGGCCCGGCGCCGTTCCTGACCGCCGCGGCGGAGGCGATGGACATCGACCACCTGCGCGTGATCGACACCGGCCTGGACCCGGTGACCGCGGAACGCGAGCAGTGGGAGGACGGCAACAACACGCTCGCGGTGGCGCCCGGCGTCGTGGTCGCCTACGAGCGCAATGCGGAGACCAACGCCCGGCTGGAGGACGCCGGGATCGAGGTGCTTCGGATCAGCGGCTCCGAACTCGGGTCCGGACGAGGCGGCCCCCGCTGCATGTCCTGCCCCATCACCCGAGCCCCGCTGCGGCCGTGA
- a CDS encoding ferritin, translated as MAVTAKKLHHKESKFEHLLQEQVRNEFTASQQYVAVAVWFDNEDLPRLAAYFYRQALEERNHAMMIVQYLMDNNIKPVIPAIEQVRNDFTETRELVALALEQEREVTREIETLAKTAREEGDYLGEQFMQWFLREQVEEVASMSTLLNVVDRSKGNLFDVENYLARESIDDDNVDATAPRTAGGAL; from the coding sequence ATGGCTGTCACCGCGAAGAAACTTCATCACAAGGAATCCAAGTTCGAGCACCTGCTGCAGGAGCAGGTGCGAAATGAATTCACTGCCTCGCAACAGTACGTCGCGGTCGCGGTCTGGTTCGACAACGAGGACCTGCCGCGATTGGCCGCGTATTTCTACCGCCAGGCGCTGGAGGAGCGCAACCACGCGATGATGATCGTCCAGTACCTGATGGACAACAACATCAAGCCGGTCATCCCGGCCATTGAGCAGGTACGCAACGACTTCACCGAGACCCGCGAGCTCGTGGCGCTCGCCCTGGAGCAGGAGCGCGAGGTCACCCGCGAGATCGAGACGCTGGCGAAGACCGCCCGCGAAGAGGGCGACTACCTCGGCGAGCAGTTCATGCAGTGGTTCCTGAGGGAACAGGTCGAGGAGGTCGCCTCGATGTCGACGCTGCTGAACGTGGTCGACCGGTCCAAGGGCAACCTATTCGACGTGGAGAACTACCTGGCCCGCGAGTCGATCGACGACGACAACGTCGACGCAACGGCCCCCAGGACCGCCGGCGGCGCGCTCTGA
- a CDS encoding DEAD/DEAH box helicase codes for MLPSFLAEELQERLISYLATTFELADDDARKSLERFLNNPETSIFSGPFLRLRLPFRLAGEGWQDHLDFVPDGFQPYRHQAAAFARLTSKDHQPEPTIVTTGTGSGKTESFLFPVLDHCRRQRAAGQSGIKALILYPMNALANDQAARIARMAAQHPEHYGEITAGLFTGDSGQHRFMGPDHIIENRGSLRSNPPDILLTNYKMLDRLLLRQDDIGLWDGAAESLQYLVLDEFHTYDGAQGTDVALLLRRLGMALGIRRDGRPLGSVAPVATSATLGDGSRAAELLNFAETIFGCSFTESALVRENRLTAAEWIGTVPESETVPTGRIPLLSEIDELIPDNREVGYEQLVQAATAAFFELGTEDELDPIELSAALKHHPLTADVVAVAAETTALDDATRSLSAVAPTWVSALDSGEADSARKALSAFVALLSHARTGNGDQALLQVETQLWVREVTHLIRLVDNVAAFRWYDDNPGADIDRFLAAVFCRHCGRGGWGAALAGAASNQLDDRVKKAWKLSLANSDRFRAFLHAAGEADATPEKVAWLDPVTLEVLWKRPDHHEECVPVLTTDPTDLKAAADGRCPSCQKTDGIRFLGSRVSTLASVALSHLFGHAGIPEQEKKTLLFTDSVQDAAHRAGFIEARAYAFNLRSALHRAIRNDGVRLDQVVTNLMSDAAGPGNRAARYALLPPSTTELQGFKSFWTEKRVRNTARVEARMDFAAHLEFGLNSRTGRTMELTGTISVLVDTDNKKRFKTRVSQVVAEHRPAGLELETDFAAQELAWARGILERIRTQGAIGHKFLERYIHADGNRWQIWGGRDRRTGMPAFHKGRPAPAFPTDAARSEQFDSIIAPRTWFTWWTHRCLGVPEADAPSLVHALFRMLADEGILQQRTTKNGAAVYLIPPDRIWLDRTGLADLAAGRSMLRCHVCQTRTPVHPDIADDFADAPCLRKGCGGRLHRHAETANYYRALYNSERVRRIVSREHTALLSRDERTEVEREFKDSTEPNAPNVLVCTPTLELGIDIGDLGAVGLTSLPRTTAGYLQRVGRAGRRSGNAFVVAILPARQAELRHFGKPLDMIAGEVVPPACYLDAEEILRRQYLASLIDRSAARSRTKWAQPKNVPDLLKDGLAQGRWLRRLLDDARVNAETYVTEFLETLGDRVTDGTAAALRDWAGAAESGEVPGIDRMVQTGVMRWARELNELNSRIADLNAVAEKLQAKRDLLDDEAQTDFQRVTGERKAAQRLRRDVYEGNDWVGALESLGLLPNYTLLDDRTRLDVSLWWVDEETTKAEIEDCRYERGSRTALGELAPGATFYASRRAVRIDAVDVGSVHNSLIQRWRCCPACGWSDPDDAPRACLRCHSDHAADSGQRLDVVAFRRVSAFAALDESRFGDEDEERKRTAFEIATSADVAPEDIRDAWQLREYPFGAEFCRKIRIRWFNLGLLDRGGAGMRIAGAEYSAPRFQVCTGCGVVPPAQGKDQNDVRHRGWCPQRRKPDPAMWANVALMHELQTEALRILVPPIVFADDAQLVSFTAALKLGLRGVLGGTPDHLDAFCSVESGSQGRRQMVVLHDQVPGGTGYLTQFTDPAKLLELLEKAKETLENCTCVDTPHLACHRCLLSVGHVDDVELLSRDRALGIINDVLEHWDPVEGTGVHQISTTIDETHIERRFRAQLHRWARQHKLRPQLSAGTNGDSLRFAVDARDGRRNWIAEPQVNIDNVVKPDFVISPVDFSAPRIAVFCDSVRFHASAEHSVTTADARKRAILRERGYVVWGVTHQDMEDFERVLAGAKPNPLPFLTTGQREQVVASANRTSGLGSIAARNIVGDAMTLLTAYLVNSDRGHWRNVAQAVAGGLAASAGKAGMTTADRADLPRIVVEHGRGAPAPPPSGTQPVVLTETANGAGVVVLPVAKTKELAILLVLNDAADKAGSSAHAASWRDWLAVGNVLQFLGLGLELPRFATATTSKQLEPDEIPGTAAAEPRFNAEWRLVIEVAEAELQELLVALATRDVAPPLPGDESPDGAWQIDLSWPQEKVAVLVEESADRIAQLREDGWRVVPADVEKIIQELQQVSGGAR; via the coding sequence ATGCTGCCCTCCTTCCTGGCCGAGGAACTCCAGGAGCGACTGATCTCCTACCTCGCCACCACCTTCGAACTCGCCGATGACGACGCCCGCAAGAGCCTGGAGCGATTCCTCAACAACCCGGAAACCAGCATCTTCTCCGGCCCGTTCCTGCGGTTGCGACTGCCGTTCCGGTTGGCGGGCGAGGGCTGGCAGGACCATCTCGACTTCGTCCCGGACGGCTTCCAGCCCTATCGGCACCAGGCGGCGGCGTTCGCGCGGCTGACCAGCAAAGACCATCAGCCCGAGCCGACGATCGTCACCACCGGCACCGGCTCGGGTAAGACGGAGTCGTTCCTGTTCCCGGTGCTCGATCACTGCCGTCGGCAGCGCGCGGCGGGCCAATCGGGAATCAAGGCGCTGATCCTCTACCCGATGAACGCGCTGGCCAACGACCAGGCCGCCCGCATCGCCCGCATGGCGGCGCAGCACCCCGAGCACTACGGCGAGATCACTGCTGGCCTGTTCACCGGCGACTCCGGTCAGCACCGCTTCATGGGGCCGGACCACATCATCGAAAACCGGGGCTCACTGCGGTCCAACCCGCCGGACATCCTGCTGACCAACTACAAGATGCTGGACCGGTTGCTGCTGCGCCAGGACGACATCGGACTGTGGGACGGTGCTGCGGAAAGCTTGCAGTACCTGGTGCTCGACGAGTTCCACACCTACGACGGGGCGCAGGGCACCGATGTGGCTCTGCTGCTGCGACGGCTCGGCATGGCGCTCGGCATCAGGCGAGACGGCCGGCCGCTCGGATCGGTGGCACCGGTAGCGACTTCGGCGACACTTGGCGACGGCTCGCGCGCCGCGGAACTGTTGAACTTCGCCGAGACCATCTTCGGCTGTTCATTTACCGAGTCGGCGCTTGTTCGCGAGAACCGGTTGACCGCCGCGGAATGGATCGGCACGGTTCCTGAATCGGAAACCGTGCCGACTGGTCGCATCCCGCTGCTCTCAGAGATCGACGAGCTGATCCCGGACAACCGGGAGGTCGGGTACGAACAACTGGTCCAAGCGGCGACCGCGGCGTTCTTCGAACTCGGCACGGAAGACGAACTTGATCCCATCGAGCTGAGCGCCGCACTCAAACACCACCCGCTGACCGCAGACGTGGTGGCGGTCGCCGCTGAAACGACGGCGTTGGACGATGCGACCCGCAGCTTGAGTGCGGTCGCACCGACCTGGGTGAGCGCACTCGACAGCGGCGAGGCCGACAGCGCACGGAAGGCCTTGTCAGCCTTCGTTGCGCTGCTCTCGCATGCCCGGACCGGGAACGGTGACCAGGCCTTGCTGCAGGTTGAAACGCAGCTGTGGGTCCGTGAGGTGACACACCTGATCCGCTTAGTCGATAACGTTGCGGCCTTTCGGTGGTACGACGACAACCCCGGTGCCGACATAGACCGGTTTCTGGCGGCGGTGTTCTGCCGGCACTGCGGCCGGGGCGGTTGGGGAGCAGCGCTTGCCGGCGCAGCCAGCAACCAGTTGGACGACCGGGTGAAGAAGGCGTGGAAGCTATCCCTGGCGAATAGCGACCGCTTCCGGGCGTTCTTGCACGCCGCAGGCGAGGCGGACGCAACGCCGGAGAAGGTCGCCTGGCTCGACCCGGTGACCTTGGAAGTGCTGTGGAAACGGCCGGACCACCACGAGGAATGCGTGCCGGTCCTCACCACCGACCCAACCGACCTGAAAGCGGCAGCGGACGGCAGATGCCCGTCGTGCCAGAAGACCGACGGCATCCGGTTTCTCGGTTCCCGAGTGTCGACCTTGGCGTCGGTTGCGCTGAGCCACCTGTTCGGGCACGCCGGCATTCCCGAGCAGGAGAAGAAAACGCTGCTCTTCACCGACAGCGTGCAGGATGCGGCACATCGCGCCGGATTCATCGAGGCTCGTGCCTACGCCTTCAACCTGAGGTCCGCGCTACACCGCGCGATCCGCAACGATGGGGTGCGGCTGGACCAAGTCGTCACGAATCTGATGAGCGATGCCGCCGGGCCCGGTAATCGGGCCGCCCGCTACGCGCTGCTGCCCCCCAGCACCACGGAGTTGCAGGGATTCAAGAGTTTCTGGACCGAGAAGCGAGTACGCAACACCGCCCGGGTCGAAGCTCGGATGGACTTCGCGGCACACTTGGAGTTCGGCCTCAATTCCCGAACCGGCCGCACGATGGAACTCACCGGCACGATTAGCGTTCTCGTCGACACCGACAACAAAAAGAGGTTCAAGACCCGGGTGAGTCAGGTGGTCGCGGAGCACCGACCGGCCGGCCTTGAACTGGAAACGGACTTCGCCGCGCAAGAGTTGGCGTGGGCGCGCGGCATCCTCGAACGGATCCGCACCCAGGGCGCCATCGGGCACAAGTTCCTGGAGCGCTACATCCATGCAGACGGCAATCGGTGGCAGATCTGGGGTGGCCGGGACCGGCGGACCGGTATGCCGGCATTCCACAAGGGCCGTCCGGCACCGGCGTTTCCCACCGACGCGGCGCGGTCGGAGCAGTTCGACAGCATCATCGCACCGCGCACCTGGTTCACCTGGTGGACCCACCGGTGCCTGGGCGTGCCCGAAGCGGATGCGCCCAGCCTCGTCCACGCCCTGTTCCGGATGCTCGCGGACGAAGGAATCCTGCAACAAAGAACGACCAAGAACGGTGCCGCCGTATACCTGATTCCGCCGGACCGGATCTGGCTGGACCGCACCGGCCTGGCCGATCTCGCCGCCGGGCGCAGCATGCTGCGCTGTCACGTGTGCCAGACGCGAACGCCAGTCCACCCCGACATCGCCGACGACTTCGCCGATGCCCCGTGTCTGCGCAAAGGGTGCGGTGGGCGGCTGCACCGGCATGCCGAGACCGCCAACTATTACCGCGCGCTCTACAACTCCGAACGGGTCCGGCGAATTGTCTCCCGCGAGCACACAGCCCTGCTGAGCAGAGACGAGCGAACCGAGGTCGAGCGCGAATTCAAGGACAGCACTGAACCGAACGCGCCGAACGTGCTGGTCTGCACTCCGACCCTGGAACTGGGAATCGACATCGGTGACCTCGGCGCCGTCGGGCTTACGTCCTTGCCTCGCACCACGGCCGGCTACCTGCAGCGAGTCGGGCGGGCCGGGCGGCGCAGCGGCAACGCTTTCGTCGTGGCTATCCTGCCCGCTCGCCAGGCGGAGCTGCGCCACTTCGGGAAACCGCTGGACATGATCGCCGGCGAAGTCGTCCCACCGGCCTGCTACCTCGATGCCGAGGAGATCCTGCGTCGCCAGTACCTCGCCTCCCTGATCGACCGCTCCGCGGCACGTTCCCGCACGAAGTGGGCACAGCCGAAAAACGTGCCGGACCTGCTCAAAGACGGCCTGGCCCAAGGCCGATGGCTGCGCCGGTTGCTCGATGACGCGCGGGTCAACGCCGAGACCTACGTGACAGAGTTCCTCGAAACACTCGGTGACCGCGTCACGGACGGGACCGCTGCCGCGCTGCGTGACTGGGCAGGTGCGGCCGAGTCCGGCGAGGTGCCCGGCATCGATCGCATGGTGCAAACCGGCGTAATGCGCTGGGCGCGTGAGCTGAACGAGCTCAACAGCCGGATCGCGGACCTCAACGCAGTTGCCGAGAAACTGCAGGCCAAGCGTGATTTGCTGGATGACGAAGCGCAAACCGACTTCCAACGGGTCACCGGCGAACGCAAGGCCGCGCAGCGGCTGCGTCGGGACGTCTACGAAGGCAATGACTGGGTTGGCGCGCTGGAGTCATTGGGCCTGCTGCCGAACTACACGCTGCTTGACGACCGAACCCGGCTTGATGTGAGCCTATGGTGGGTCGACGAGGAAACCACGAAGGCAGAGATCGAGGACTGCCGGTACGAGCGCGGTAGTCGGACCGCGCTGGGGGAACTTGCTCCTGGTGCGACTTTCTACGCCAGCAGGCGAGCGGTGCGCATCGACGCGGTCGATGTGGGCAGCGTGCACAACAGCTTGATCCAGCGGTGGCGTTGCTGCCCCGCCTGCGGCTGGTCCGATCCGGATGACGCCCCGCGGGCATGCCTCCGGTGTCACAGTGATCACGCAGCGGACTCCGGGCAGCGGCTCGATGTGGTCGCGTTCCGCCGCGTTTCGGCCTTCGCGGCCCTCGATGAATCGCGTTTCGGCGACGAGGACGAGGAACGCAAGCGGACCGCGTTCGAGATCGCCACCAGCGCCGATGTCGCTCCGGAGGACATCCGCGATGCGTGGCAGTTGCGTGAGTACCCCTTCGGCGCCGAGTTCTGCCGCAAGATCAGGATCAGATGGTTCAACCTCGGGCTGCTCGACCGGGGCGGTGCGGGAATGCGCATCGCCGGTGCGGAGTATTCGGCTCCGAGGTTCCAGGTGTGCACCGGCTGCGGCGTTGTTCCGCCGGCGCAGGGCAAAGACCAGAACGACGTCCGCCACCGTGGCTGGTGTCCGCAGCGCCGGAAACCGGACCCGGCGATGTGGGCGAACGTCGCGCTGATGCACGAGCTGCAGACCGAAGCGTTGCGGATACTCGTCCCGCCGATCGTCTTTGCCGATGACGCGCAGCTGGTGTCCTTCACCGCCGCGCTCAAGCTGGGCTTGCGCGGCGTGCTTGGTGGAACCCCGGATCACCTGGACGCCTTCTGCAGCGTCGAGTCCGGTAGCCAAGGGCGTCGGCAGATGGTGGTGTTGCACGACCAGGTTCCAGGTGGCACTGGCTATCTGACCCAGTTCACCGACCCGGCGAAGCTGTTGGAGCTGCTGGAAAAGGCTAAGGAGACCCTGGAGAACTGCACTTGTGTCGACACCCCCCACTTGGCCTGCCACCGCTGCCTGTTGTCCGTGGGCCATGTCGACGATGTGGAACTGCTTTCCCGCGACCGGGCGCTCGGCATCATCAACGATGTGCTTGAGCACTGGGATCCGGTCGAAGGCACCGGCGTGCACCAGATCAGCACGACGATCGACGAAACCCACATTGAACGGCGTTTCCGGGCTCAGCTGCACCGGTGGGCCCGGCAGCACAAGCTGCGCCCGCAGCTCAGCGCGGGCACCAATGGGGACAGCCTCAGGTTCGCGGTGGACGCGCGGGACGGCCGCCGGAACTGGATTGCCGAGCCCCAGGTGAACATCGATAACGTGGTCAAGCCGGATTTTGTTATCTCCCCGGTGGACTTCTCCGCGCCGCGCATCGCCGTGTTCTGCGACAGCGTTAGGTTCCACGCCAGCGCGGAGCACAGCGTGACGACCGCCGACGCACGAAAGCGTGCCATCCTCCGGGAACGTGGATATGTCGTCTGGGGGGTCACCCACCAGGACATGGAGGATTTCGAGCGGGTTCTGGCCGGGGCCAAGCCGAACCCGCTGCCGTTCCTCACCACCGGCCAACGGGAACAGGTCGTGGCCAGCGCGAATCGCACTTCGGGCCTGGGGAGCATCGCCGCGCGCAACATCGTCGGCGACGCGATGACCTTGCTCACCGCATACCTCGTCAACTCGGACCGGGGCCATTGGCGCAATGTCGCGCAGGCAGTCGCCGGTGGCTTGGCGGCGAGTGCTGGCAAGGCAGGTATGACAACCGCAGACAGGGCGGACCTGCCGCGGATCGTCGTCGAGCATGGTCGGGGTGCGCCAGCTCCGCCGCCGAGCGGGACGCAGCCGGTTGTGCTGACCGAAACTGCGAACGGCGCCGGAGTGGTCGTCCTCCCGGTAGCGAAGACAAAAGAGCTCGCGATCCTGCTGGTGCTCAACGACGCGGCGGACAAGGCCGGCTCGTCCGCGCATGCCGCTTCCTGGCGAGATTGGCTCGCCGTCGGCAACGTCCTGCAGTTCCTCGGACTGGGACTGGAGCTACCGCGATTCGCCACCGCGACGACCAGCAAGCAGCTCGAACCGGACGAAATTCCAGGCACGGCAGCAGCCGAGCCGCGCTTCAACGCGGAGTGGCGGCTCGTCATCGAGGTTGCGGAAGCCGAGCTGCAGGAACTCCTGGTCGCGTTGGCGACCCGGGACGTCGCCCCACCGCTGCCGGGTGACGAAAGCCCGGACGGGGCGTGGCAGATCGACCTGTCCTGGCCGCAGGAGAAAGTCGCCGTGCTCGTCGAGGAATCCGCCGATCGGATAGCACAGCTCCGCGAAGACGGTTGGCGGGTGGTTCCAGCCGACGTCGAGAAGATCATCCAGGAACTCCAACAGGTATCGGGAGGCGCGCGTTAA
- a CDS encoding CPBP family intramembrane glutamic endopeptidase, translating to MSTLRAWLTPARPGDPVKITDPTERRAITIELIIVLTVTLGLSGLQSLLALLDSLMRPEPLADQHVAINAPQAQLGLLDMLAQLTNVLRLCAWGGLGAFLLWRGGIALWRVGLDCSRPGRDFVDGLGLAALIGIPGLGLYLIAHALGLSLTVQPSTLDSTWWRAPVLTLAAFGNSFAEEVLVVAYLLTRLRQLGWSENRALWLSAVLRGSYHLYQGFGGFVGNVVMGLVYGRAWQRTNRLWPLIIGHALIDVVAFVGYAALRGRVGWLP from the coding sequence GTGAGCACCCTGCGCGCATGGCTGACCCCGGCCCGGCCCGGCGACCCCGTGAAGATCACGGACCCAACGGAACGCCGGGCGATCACCATCGAGTTGATCATCGTGCTCACCGTGACGCTCGGCCTGTCCGGGTTGCAGAGCCTGCTGGCCCTGCTGGACTCCCTGATGCGCCCGGAACCGCTGGCCGATCAGCACGTCGCGATCAACGCCCCGCAGGCCCAGCTGGGGCTGCTGGACATGCTGGCGCAGCTGACGAACGTGCTGCGGCTGTGCGCCTGGGGCGGTTTGGGGGCGTTCCTGCTGTGGCGCGGCGGGATCGCACTGTGGCGGGTCGGCCTGGACTGCTCCCGCCCCGGCCGGGACTTCGTCGACGGGCTGGGGCTCGCCGCCCTGATCGGCATCCCCGGCCTGGGCCTGTACCTCATCGCGCACGCCCTGGGGCTGAGCCTGACCGTCCAACCGTCCACACTGGACTCCACATGGTGGCGGGCACCGGTACTGACGCTGGCCGCGTTCGGCAACTCGTTCGCGGAAGAGGTCCTCGTCGTGGCCTACCTGCTGACCCGGCTGCGGCAGCTGGGCTGGTCGGAGAACCGGGCGCTGTGGCTGTCGGCGGTGCTACGCGGCAGCTACCACCTGTATCAGGGCTTCGGCGGGTTCGTCGGCAACGTCGTGATGGGCCTGGTCTACGGGCGCGCCTGGCAGCGCACCAACCGGCTGTGGCCGCTGATTATCGGTCACGCGCTGATCGACGTGGTGGCCTTCGTCGGCTACGCCGCGCTTCGCGGTCGCGTCGGCTGGCTGCCATGA
- a CDS encoding UvrD-helicase domain-containing protein translates to MATVVMHKDFQADLKLDGSLKKNAWDLLRKLSSSADSSGLNLKIPQGAIDRRVRVARVNDNFRAVLFAAGTLDEATYVLVAIKPHDLAYQYASTLKMQVNPMNGVFEVLKSADAAPVAEPPAAAPSTVESEPLRLPFQPGELIALGITERIAHRAVEVRDDDELQRICVDAPSWQGSALLDLAFGASLEDVRRTYTALGSETDRGTAHEFGRGEPDAEQLRESLRRPGSQMDFVVFSDDEHMRRILEGDFEAWRVFLHPEQRSVAYHPGWKGSFRITGGAGTGKTIVGMHRAVFLARRSDVRVLVTTFTRNLAEELKRQLAQLAEPEVLARIDVRGVDQLASEVLLRAKDRRTTLRGNDERHYWQRVLDRVDLNEADRQLLTPDFLSREYVQVILGHGVRNRDEYLKVSRPGRRVRLNRLQRARIWSAVEEFERQLSLDDKTTFGKTVVEAAEIVADQRTLDTHRYDHVVVDEAQDLSPAHWRLLRGVVPVGPDDLFICEDAHQRIYGDRVVLSRYGIETRGRSRKLTLNYRTTSEVLKFATGILGDEKFLDLDEEPDSVERYRSLLRGWFPVRRGFRNDTEEQRFIVQQIAEWRAEPGEPGEIAVLARTRTVRDRFARALRESDIPAVIVEDGDASTRRDAVQVATMNRAKGVEYRRVAVVAVDERTVPNDFVLGQSAPEEQDDVRQRERCLFYVACTRPRDQLLVTWVGTPSPFLPEARAEE, encoded by the coding sequence ATGGCGACGGTCGTCATGCACAAGGACTTCCAGGCGGACCTCAAGTTGGATGGCTCGTTAAAAAAGAACGCCTGGGATCTGCTGCGCAAGCTCAGTTCAAGTGCGGACAGCAGCGGACTGAACCTGAAGATCCCGCAAGGCGCGATCGACCGGCGAGTACGTGTGGCCCGCGTAAACGACAACTTCCGTGCCGTGTTGTTCGCCGCAGGCACCCTTGATGAGGCCACCTATGTGCTCGTGGCGATCAAACCGCACGATCTCGCCTACCAGTACGCGTCCACGCTGAAGATGCAGGTCAACCCCATGAACGGGGTTTTCGAGGTGCTCAAGAGCGCCGATGCCGCACCGGTCGCCGAACCGCCAGCCGCCGCGCCGTCCACTGTTGAGTCCGAACCGCTGCGGTTGCCATTCCAACCGGGGGAGCTCATCGCGCTCGGCATCACCGAGCGGATCGCCCACCGCGCGGTCGAGGTGCGTGACGACGACGAGTTGCAGCGAATCTGCGTTGATGCGCCGTCATGGCAGGGCAGCGCGCTGCTAGACCTGGCCTTCGGCGCGTCCCTGGAGGATGTGCGGCGGACCTACACCGCCCTCGGCTCCGAGACCGACCGCGGGACGGCGCACGAATTCGGACGCGGTGAGCCCGATGCCGAGCAACTGCGTGAATCACTGCGGCGGCCCGGCTCCCAAATGGACTTCGTGGTCTTCTCCGACGACGAACACATGCGCCGCATCCTGGAAGGCGACTTCGAGGCATGGCGGGTGTTCCTGCACCCCGAGCAGCGGTCGGTCGCTTATCACCCTGGCTGGAAAGGATCTTTCCGCATCACCGGCGGTGCGGGCACCGGCAAGACTATCGTCGGCATGCACCGGGCGGTGTTTCTTGCGAGGCGGTCGGACGTGCGGGTGCTGGTGACGACCTTTACCCGCAATCTGGCGGAAGAGCTGAAGCGGCAACTTGCCCAGTTGGCCGAGCCAGAGGTGCTCGCCCGAATCGACGTGCGTGGTGTCGACCAACTTGCCAGCGAGGTTCTGTTGCGCGCCAAAGATCGCCGTACGACGCTGCGCGGCAACGACGAGCGCCACTATTGGCAGCGGGTTCTCGACCGGGTGGATCTGAACGAGGCGGATCGGCAGCTGCTGACCCCGGATTTCCTCAGCCGTGAATACGTCCAGGTCATCCTGGGACATGGTGTTCGAAACCGCGACGAGTACCTCAAGGTTTCCCGACCCGGACGCCGGGTCCGGCTGAACCGGTTGCAGCGCGCTCGCATCTGGTCGGCGGTGGAGGAATTCGAACGCCAGCTGTCATTGGACGACAAGACGACCTTCGGCAAGACCGTTGTCGAAGCCGCCGAGATCGTGGCCGATCAGCGGACGCTGGACACCCACCGCTACGACCACGTGGTGGTCGACGAGGCGCAGGACCTCAGTCCGGCGCATTGGCGGCTGTTGCGAGGCGTGGTTCCGGTGGGTCCGGATGACCTTTTCATCTGCGAGGACGCGCACCAGCGGATTTACGGCGACCGGGTCGTGCTGAGCCGTTACGGGATCGAAACCCGAGGCCGGTCGCGGAAGCTGACCTTGAATTACCGGACCACCAGCGAGGTGCTGAAGTTCGCCACGGGGATCCTGGGAGACGAGAAATTCCTGGACCTCGACGAGGAACCCGACTCGGTTGAACGGTACCGATCGTTGCTGAGGGGGTGGTTTCCGGTCCGTCGCGGCTTCCGCAACGACACCGAGGAGCAGCGTTTCATCGTGCAGCAGATCGCTGAGTGGCGGGCAGAGCCCGGTGAGCCGGGAGAAATCGCCGTACTGGCCCGGACCCGAACAGTCCGGGACAGGTTCGCGCGAGCGTTGCGGGAATCCGACATCCCCGCTGTGATCGTCGAGGACGGTGATGCTTCGACTCGACGCGACGCCGTGCAGGTGGCCACCATGAATCGCGCCAAGGGAGTCGAGTACCGCCGGGTAGCGGTTGTCGCCGTTGACGAGCGCACCGTGCCCAACGACTTCGTGCTTGGCCAGAGCGCGCCGGAGGAGCAGGACGACGTCAGGCAGCGCGAGCGCTGCCTGTTCTACGTCGCCTGCACCCGGCCTCGCGACCAGCTCCTGGTCACCTGGGTCGGAACTCCTTCGCCGTTCCTGCCGGAAGCTCGGGCCGAGGAGTGA